The Psychrobacillus sp. FSL K6-2836 nucleotide sequence AATGTTCATCTTTTAACTTTTCTAATGTAGCTTGAGCGAGTGTCAGATAATAATCCTCTTTGTTTTCAATAGAGCTAGTCACTATTTGTTGCACATGTGAAAAATCATTATGTATGAAATCATTATTTTTTAAGCTTGTATAAAATATACCTTTTGGATCGACAGACCAAGAATTAAAGGCATCCGCAACCGACTGTTTATAGGCTGCAAAAGGCAATTCTTCTTCTCTATGCTTATCCACTTGGTTTACGATCAAATATACATTTTCATTATAATGAAGTAATTGCTTCGTAAATTGAAAGTTTAACTCTGACTGAACATGATTGTAATCCATTACGTAAAAAACAATATCCGCCAAATGCAGGGCTGATTCAGTGGAAATACGATGTGCATCATCTGTCGAGTCTACTCCAGGGGTATCCATTATTGTAATTCCTTCTGGGAGACTTGAACCAGCATGCCCTATTTCAATTTGAGAAACTTTACTTCCGTCTTTTGAATATTTTTTTACTAGTTGAATATCATACTCCCCAGAAAATCTAACTGGTGGCTGATCCACAAAGTGAACAAGAGCATAGTTCTCTGCTGTGTTTTGAACTGTTACGATATTTGCTGATGTAGGAATCGGGCTAGTCGGAAGCAATTGCTCATCAACCAAAGCATTGATCATACTAGATTTCCCAGCGGAAAAATGACCTGCAAATGCAATAGTGAATATGCCTTTTTCCAATTTCCCAGCAAACAGTTTAGATTTTCGATAGCGTTCGTCGTCATTATTTTCCTTAAAAATAGTTGCTAGTAATGCATTTTGTTCTTTTATCGATTGTAATTCCTTTGAATTCTGCATATTAAAAGTTTATCTCCTTCATAATTCGACAATGTACATCTATCATAGCAAAAATTTAAAGCCTGTAACAATATTCTTTGACTCTTTTATATAAATGAAAACCTTTAATTAATCGCAGTTTCGAGATGCAAACGCTCTCATTTTACATTGTGCAATATCTTCATCTATAGTAACCACCCTTAATGTTAGAAGAATACTTCTTATAGATTTGCTCTTTCTAATGTTTAGGATAAGTAATACAGTGATTTACGTTTCAGATGGCGCTTTCCGCGGGCAGTAGCCAAGCCTTCTCGCATTGCTAGTGCAAGGCTTCAGGGTCTCAGCTTTACTGCTTTTCCAGCCAGAGTCTCCACCTTCCACTCCTATCAAATATGAGTAAATTTTAACATTAAAATAAAGCAGAATGTTTATTATAAAAATGATAATTATGATAAACATATATATAGAAATCAGTCTAATCCTGAAATACTTATACTATTTATTAATGTATTATCTACAACAATTTAATTTATGATTAAAACTGGCAAATACAATTCATAAATATCCACTATTTTAGTAAATAGCGAGCAATACGATGTGCTCTTTCAAGCAGCGGGAGCACGGAGAATGAGACTCCATAAAGGATGAGGAGCAATAGTAGCTTATGCGTAGTAACAAGCGCACATCCGTGGAGAAAGCACTCAATTGACAAGATTTTTTCGTCATAATCGTATATTATTTATCTTCCTACCAAAACGATAAACAGAAAAAAATGACTCTATTTGTAGTCACAAATGAAGTCATCTTGGTTATTCATATTATTTTTGCTTTTGGCGCTGTAGACTTTAAAATATATGCCGTTACCCCACTATACACTAAAATAGATAATCCAATTATAACAGCTAACATATAAAACGCCCTCTCAACTGAATTTGATATTCATTCTCATTGACATAATACCATAGTATATTTAAAAATTCTACAATACCTATTCTTTTTTCCTATTTTACGTGATAAAATTGATACATCTATACTAGATGGAGGGGAAGAAATGAGCGCTTCAAAACATATTCAAACAATTTTAAACGGAACAATCCAATCTTTAAAATCAGTCATACCAATAGCAATGGATATAAAATCCCCTTCCTTGATGGTTCAGCCATTCGAACAAAAAGAAATGGGTGTACTAATTGGAATAATCGGTGATATTAAAGGACGAATTATTATTGACTCCACAGCTGAATCCTTTTCTGCAATTGGAGCAACCATGTTCGGTATGCCATTAGAAGGTGAGATGCTCGAATCATTTACAGGCGAGCTTGGGAATATGATCGCAGGGAATATATGTACTTCCGTGGCTGCTAATGGTGTTGAAATTGATATTACTCCGCCTACTGTTATTGTCGGCACTACTAGGTTATATGGATTTCAACATGCTTTTAAACTTCCTGTAGTCATTGAAAATATTGGTGAAATGACAATTATCTTAACTATAGATGAATAAAGAACAGAGCCTCCTTTTGTAGGAAGGTTCTTTTTTTATGCAAAAAAACCTGTCTCATTAGGTGAATACCCTCGTACCCCATCACATTTCACATATAGTTCACAGTTTACATACTTAAGTGTGATTTTTATCACATCATCTAACAGCAGTAATATTTATTATGGAATTATACAAGTTGAATAGGAGGTGTAAGTAAATGTCGAAAAAGAAAGAAAAAGATACAGATTTAAAAGGCACTCTTTATTCTGTTGGTTTTGTTGGCTTATTTATTTTAGTTTCTTGGTTCATGGCATTTTACTTATTCATAGACAGATTTTAATTTAATTGGAGGTTATAGACTTATGCATATTCATAAGTATGAAAAGTGGTGGCTAACTTTTGGGATTAGCTCATTGGTATTATTTTTAGTTATCGTTGGTTTTAGTGCATTTCATTATGGTTCACACCCCCCAACTGGAAAAGTTTACATCGATCCTGAGCGAGTTGATGAGATAGCACCTTTTAATAATCCAGGGGTTCATAAAGTAGAAGGTAAAGAATGGGACTATGAAGTAGTACTAGTAGCCTCTGCATTCTACTATAATCCCCCTGAAATTGAAGTACCATTAGGTTCCACCGTAAAGTTCATATCAACAACTAAAGATGTTGTTCATGGATTTCAAGTCGCAGGAACAAATATTAATATGATACTAGAACCGGGTTATGTTTCGGAATATGTAACAACAGTAGACAAATCTGGTGAGTTTTTAATCTTATGTAATGAATATTGTGGCATCGGACATTCTTCTATGACGTCCAAGTTAAAGGTGGTGGAGTAAAATGACAACGATTAAAGAAAAAGCAAAAGATTTCACAAAAGTCGACCGTCGTGATGGAAAACTAGCCCTTGCTCATATATATGTAGCATTTATCGCTTTATTCATCGGAGGTCTTTGTGGATTATTACAAGTTCTAGTCCGCTCTGGTAAATTTACACTCCCTTGGGGAATCGGATATTATCAAATTTTAACTGTTCATGGTGTGTTATTAGGTCTTATTTTAACAACTTATTTTATACTAGGTTTCCAAATTGCTGCTATGAGCAGAACTTCTGGAACTTTTACAGACAAACAACGTTTATTCGGTTGGATCGGTTTCTGGGTAATGACTACTGGTACAGTTGCAGCAGCAACGATGGTTTTACTAAATGAAGCTTCTGTTTTATATACATTTTATGCTCCTCTTCAAGCACATTGGATTTTTTATGTGGGAATGGCTCTGGTAGTTGTAGGATCATGGATTGTTGGTATTGCACAAATTATGAAGTATAACGAATGGCGTAAAGAACATCCGGGTGAATCTAGTCCCCTCCTATCCTTTATGGTAATTGTGAATATGGCAATGTGGATTATTTGTTCTTTAGGGGTAGCTGTGGAAGTTGTATTCCAACTAATTCCATGGTCATTAGGCTGGGTTGATAAAGTGGACGTTTTACTTTCTCGTACTTTGTTCTGGTATTTTGGTCATCCATTAGTTTACTTCTGGTTGTTACCTGCGTATATGGTCTGGTATGTTGTGATTCCAAAAATTATTGGAGGGAAAATTTTCTCTGATGCCTTAGCAAGACTTTCATTCATGTTATTTTTACTGTTCTCTATCCCAGTCGGATTTCATCACCAGTTAACAGAACCGGGGATTGAATCATTTTGGAAGTTCTTACAAGTAATATTAACAATGATGGTTGTTATTCCTTCTTTGTTAACCGCATTCTCTATGTTTGCTACATTTGAATTACGTGGTAGACAGCTTGGTGGTAAAGGGTTGTTTGGATGGGTGAAAAAACTACCTTGGCAGGATGCTAGATTTACAGTTCCATTTATCGGAATGGCCGCATTTATACCTGCTGGTGCTGGCGGTATTATTAACGCATCTCATCAGATGAATCAGTTAATTCACAATACGATTTGGGTTACTGGGCATTTCCATTTAACAGTAGCAACAACTGTGGTTTTAACATTCTTTGGTGCTTCTTACTGGTTATTACCTCACCTAACTGGTAGAGTTTTAACTAAACAAATGAATAAGTTAGCTATTATTCAAGCGATAGTTTGGACGGTTGGTATGTCGATTATGTCAGGTGCAATGCATATTGTTGGATTAATGGGAGCACCTCGTCGCTCGGATTTTTCTACCTATGGTGGTGCAGAACAAGCAACGGAATGGATTCCTTACCAAATAGCACAGGCAGTCGGTGGAACAATTCTCTTTGTCGGTATTATTTTAATACTTTATATTGTAGTAAATCTGTTATTTTTTGCTCCTAAAGGTGAAACAGAGTTTCCTGTTGGAGAAGTTTCGGAGAATGCAGAAAAAACTCCAATGTGGTTGGAAAATTGGAAGATTTGGCTAACAATTTGTATTGCATTGATCTTGTTTGCTTATACTGTTCCAGTTATAGATATGATTCAAAATGCTCCTCCAGGATCAAAAGGATATAAATTCTGGTAAATTTGTTTAGTTAATTTACTGAAAGGTTGGTTGTGACTTTGTCATAATCAATCTTTTTTTTAAGACATTAGTATATGATTTTTACTCATTATCTGAACAATATTAACTCCGGCAGTTCAATTACTTCATCAAATTCCTGACTAATAAATCCGAATCTATCTTCATCACCTACTGATATATAAATTGAACTTATGTAAATGCTAATTGAGACGTTCACATTTTCTTTGTTGTCAAGATAAAAACCCCGAGTAGTACACTTCCACTCGAGGTTATTAGTTCAATAATGAATTACTTATCACGAATTATTACACAGTACCTATTTTGTGCATACACAAACTTACATCCTGTCACATTAGAGAAAAATATTAAGTACGTCTTTTATCTCCGCTGTTGTTTCAACCAATCCATTGCAACGTTAGCATGTAAGGCAGCGCCATACTTAAAGATTTCCTCCTTTTGTTGCATACGAGGATTGTGAACTGGTGCCTCTCCCACTTTTCCTGTACCTAAAACAACAAATGCAGACGGTACTGCTTGAGAGATATAAGAAAAATCTTCTGAACCACTCATTACTCCATCATCTACAATATTATCTATTCCAATGACTTCTTCTAGAGATAGCATAATTTCTTCAACGAATCCAGGATCGTTAAATGTCGTTGGTGTGTGAAATTCAATTATTTTGTACTCTCCACGCCATGCTTTTACGACATGGTCAATCATTTCAGGAATCCGTTTACATAAATGGTCTCGTGCCTCTTGGTCATAGCTACGCATATTTCCTGACAGAACTGCTTTATCAGGAATTACATTGGTAACAGTACCCCCGCTCATTGCACCTACAGAAAATGTTACACTTGAATTTGGTGGAGCTTCACGGGTAAATAATAGATTCAAACTTGTGTAAAGCTGATTTAGAATCATGTTGGCATCAATTGTTTTATGAGGTTGTGAGCTATGACCACCACTTCCTTGAATATCAACAATATACGTATCCATTGCTTGTGTTAAAATACCTTTATGGACTGATAAAGTTCCAGCTTGTTGGTCGGGCATAATATGAATACCAAAAGCAGCATCCACTTTAGGGTTTTCTAGTAACCCATCATCAATCATTAATTTTGAACCGTAGCCCCATTCTTCCCCAGGCTGGAACATTAACTTGACAGTTCCTTTTAGTTCGGCCTCATTATCCTTCAATATTTGAGCAGCACCCAAAAGCATGGCAACATGTGAATCATGACCACAAGCATGCATTAATCCAGGATTTTTCGATTTATATTCTGATTCAACCTCCTCTTGAATCGGTAATGCATCCATATCAGCACGAAGTAGAATACAGGGCTCCCCATGTCCAATGGTAGCTACAACTCCTGTAAAATTATCTTGTTGGCCAAATCCTGCTTTTGCATACTTTTCTTTAATTTCTGTTGGTATAACCCCACACGTTCTATGTTCAATCCCTATTTCATCAAGGCGTTGTTGAATATATTTTTGCGTATTTGGAAGTTCGAAACCAATCTCTGGATTTTGGTGTAAATATCGACGGTCTTTAATAAGCTGTTCTTCATACTTTTTTGAAGCTTCTACAATATTAGTCATATAAACATCTCCTTTAATAGTTTCTTGGGTACATATATTATTTAACCTACGGGGATTCTAATAAACTCCTCGTAGGTTTCTATAATAACTTTTAGAACGGTCCTAATCCGATATAATGAGCGACTAAGATTAAAATAAATGCGGCGAAATGTAGTAACATAAATAATTTCAATGAAAATTTAACCCAATCAGCATAATTTACATTCGACATTCCAAGTGCAGCCATTAAACCGCCTGAAGTCGGCCATAAATAGTTCGTAAAACCATCACCAAATTGATAAAGTACGACCATTACCTGTTGATTAATTCCTAATATTTTCCCTAACGGTCCCATAATAGGCATTAAGATCATAGCTTTTCCACTTCCCGAAACGACAAAGAAATTAAAGAAGATAACAACTAGGAAGAGAACCAGTAAAGTGATAACTGAACCAGTGTTATTCAATAGTCCAGATAAAGCATGAACAGCTGTATCGATAATTTGAGCTTGATCCATCAAAATCATGACCGATCTAGCAAAACCGATAGCTAGTCCTGTTGCTAGAAGTCTTGCAGCACCGTTCCCAAAATCAACAGCTGCATCACTTGGCTTAATTCTTAGTATAATTACTAAGAATACTGCGTAGATTGCATAGAC carries:
- a CDS encoding chemotaxis protein CheX, yielding MSASKHIQTILNGTIQSLKSVIPIAMDIKSPSLMVQPFEQKEMGVLIGIIGDIKGRIIIDSTAESFSAIGATMFGMPLEGEMLESFTGELGNMIAGNICTSVAANGVEIDITPPTVIVGTTRLYGFQHAFKLPVVIENIGEMTIILTIDE
- a CDS encoding cytochrome c oxidase subunit 2A, whose translation is MSKKKEKDTDLKGTLYSVGFVGLFILVSWFMAFYLFIDRF
- a CDS encoding cytochrome B5, translated to MHIHKYEKWWLTFGISSLVLFLVIVGFSAFHYGSHPPTGKVYIDPERVDEIAPFNNPGVHKVEGKEWDYEVVLVASAFYYNPPEIEVPLGSTVKFISTTKDVVHGFQVAGTNINMILEPGYVSEYVTTVDKSGEFLILCNEYCGIGHSSMTSKLKVVE
- a CDS encoding b(o/a)3-type cytochrome-c oxidase subunit 1; the protein is MTTIKEKAKDFTKVDRRDGKLALAHIYVAFIALFIGGLCGLLQVLVRSGKFTLPWGIGYYQILTVHGVLLGLILTTYFILGFQIAAMSRTSGTFTDKQRLFGWIGFWVMTTGTVAAATMVLLNEASVLYTFYAPLQAHWIFYVGMALVVVGSWIVGIAQIMKYNEWRKEHPGESSPLLSFMVIVNMAMWIICSLGVAVEVVFQLIPWSLGWVDKVDVLLSRTLFWYFGHPLVYFWLLPAYMVWYVVIPKIIGGKIFSDALARLSFMLFLLFSIPVGFHHQLTEPGIESFWKFLQVILTMMVVIPSLLTAFSMFATFELRGRQLGGKGLFGWVKKLPWQDARFTVPFIGMAAFIPAGAGGIINASHQMNQLIHNTIWVTGHFHLTVATTVVLTFFGASYWLLPHLTGRVLTKQMNKLAIIQAIVWTVGMSIMSGAMHIVGLMGAPRRSDFSTYGGAEQATEWIPYQIAQAVGGTILFVGIILILYIVVNLLFFAPKGETEFPVGEVSENAEKTPMWLENWKIWLTICIALILFAYTVPVIDMIQNAPPGSKGYKFW
- a CDS encoding M20 metallopeptidase family protein, translated to MTNIVEASKKYEEQLIKDRRYLHQNPEIGFELPNTQKYIQQRLDEIGIEHRTCGVIPTEIKEKYAKAGFGQQDNFTGVVATIGHGEPCILLRADMDALPIQEEVESEYKSKNPGLMHACGHDSHVAMLLGAAQILKDNEAELKGTVKLMFQPGEEWGYGSKLMIDDGLLENPKVDAAFGIHIMPDQQAGTLSVHKGILTQAMDTYIVDIQGSGGHSSQPHKTIDANMILNQLYTSLNLLFTREAPPNSSVTFSVGAMSGGTVTNVIPDKAVLSGNMRSYDQEARDHLCKRIPEMIDHVVKAWRGEYKIIEFHTPTTFNDPGFVEEIMLSLEEVIGIDNIVDDGVMSGSEDFSYISQAVPSAFVVLGTGKVGEAPVHNPRMQQKEEIFKYGAALHANVAMDWLKQQRR